One Geitlerinema sp. PCC 9228 genomic window, ACATAGAAGGCATCTTCATTAACGGACAGTTGATAAATAGATGCACACGATCTGGCTCAATGGCGAGGGATACGACCTGGCAATCATTAGCCTTCGCCGCATCCCATATCAACTCCCTGCAACGATTGGCTATCGCCCCTCGCAACACAGGCTTTCGCCTTCGGGGAATCCAGAC contains:
- the tnpA gene encoding IS200/IS605 family transposase, with amino-acid sequence MPFQNQQRTRLARSATHLLNYHFVWIPRRRKPVLRGAIANRCRELIWDAAKANDCQVVSLAIEPDRVHLFINCPLMKMPSMWTSSYFVSTADRVSCEVIQRYIEAQGKSS